One window of the Acidimicrobiia bacterium genome contains the following:
- a CDS encoding zinc-binding dehydrogenase translates to MRAWLLNDTNGPGSYRLESIDTPEPGPGEVRVQLRASALNHLDLWVSRGMPAPHHFPHIAGGDGAGVISAIGPGVSTVAIGDEVVLNPSVACGSCHACLSGESPYCSSYGILGEHLPGTLADEVVAPARNVIAKPAGLSWEEAAAYGLATGTAYRMLRRSRLSAGNVLLIVGIGGGVASMGLQLGLAMGATVYVTSRDQAKIDQAVALGAAGGFDSSGEFSKELKKTAGRAADVVLESVGPATFSQSMRSMESGGRIAVCGATSGPKVEISMPYLFFKQIEIIGSTMFNHAEFLAVTELVGSGRVRVMVDSVVPFEDLPVALARLDAGEQLGKVVIGR, encoded by the coding sequence ATGCGTGCATGGCTTCTCAATGACACAAACGGACCCGGTTCGTACCGGCTCGAATCAATAGATACCCCTGAACCCGGACCAGGTGAGGTCCGGGTTCAGTTGCGGGCTTCGGCTCTGAACCATCTCGATTTGTGGGTCTCTCGAGGGATGCCGGCGCCGCATCACTTTCCCCACATCGCCGGAGGGGATGGGGCCGGGGTGATTTCGGCGATTGGGCCCGGTGTCAGCACTGTGGCCATCGGTGACGAAGTGGTATTGAACCCGTCAGTGGCTTGCGGGAGCTGTCACGCATGTCTGTCGGGGGAGTCGCCGTACTGCAGCTCGTACGGCATCCTCGGTGAGCACTTGCCAGGAACGTTGGCAGACGAGGTAGTCGCTCCGGCGCGCAACGTCATTGCCAAGCCAGCCGGCTTGTCGTGGGAAGAGGCGGCCGCGTACGGCCTGGCGACCGGAACCGCCTATCGGATGTTACGCAGGTCCCGCCTATCGGCTGGCAATGTTCTTTTGATTGTGGGGATCGGCGGCGGCGTGGCGTCGATGGGTTTGCAGTTGGGTCTCGCCATGGGGGCCACCGTGTATGTGACGTCGCGTGATCAAGCGAAGATTGACCAAGCCGTCGCGTTGGGAGCCGCCGGCGGGTTCGACTCGTCTGGTGAGTTTTCCAAGGAGCTGAAGAAGACGGCCGGGAGAGCCGCCGATGTGGTTCTGGAGTCTGTCGGGCCCGCCACATTCAGCCAGTCGATGCGGTCGATGGAATCGGGCGGACGGATTGCCGTGTGCGGTGCGACGTCAGGCCCGAAAGTTGAGATCAGCATGCCGTACCTGTTCTTCAAACAGATCGAGATCATTGGGTCAACGATGTTCAATCACGCCGAGTTCCTGGCGGTCACCGAACTGGTGGGGTCGGGCCGGGTTCGGGTGATGGTTGATTCGGTCGTGCCGTTTGAAGATCTACCTGTCGCACTGGCCCGTTTGGACGCCGGCGAGCAACTCGGGAAGGTCGTCATCGGTCGATAG
- a CDS encoding GlsB/YeaQ/YmgE family stress response membrane protein — MLGNLVSMVVWGLIAGVVARAIVPGKDQMSWWQTTLLGIAGSFVGGTLGVLFSGRTFSNFEMSGVIGSIIGAVIALIALRMYRKNNS, encoded by the coding sequence TTGTTGGGCAATCTCGTTTCCATGGTGGTTTGGGGTTTGATCGCTGGTGTTGTTGCCAGGGCGATCGTTCCTGGGAAAGACCAAATGAGCTGGTGGCAAACCACCCTGCTTGGGATCGCCGGTTCGTTTGTCGGCGGAACGTTGGGTGTTCTGTTTTCTGGACGGACGTTCTCGAACTTCGAGATGTCTGGCGTCATTGGCTCCATCATTGGAGCCGTGATTGCCTTGATTGCGCTTCGCATGTACAGGAAGAACAACAGCTGA